In Hyphomicrobiales bacterium, a single window of DNA contains:
- the ubiG gene encoding bifunctional 2-polyprenyl-6-hydroxyphenol methylase/3-demethylubiquinol 3-O-methyltransferase UbiG → MTIDTDASGAAPGAAAPHAPSLDPAEVEKFSRMAAEWWNPKGKFGVLHVFNPVRLDYIREQVTARLGRDPLQRRPFEGLRILDIGCGGGLLCEPMARLGATVVGVDPSEKNIKTASVHAQEMGLSIDYRVGLAEDLAAADERFDVILNMEVIEHVADPAAYTQACLSMLKPGGLMFVATINRTGKSFALAIVGAEYVLGWLPKGTHQWEKFITPAELKGWLTGNGGDVKDESGVTYHPLAGDWRRSRDMGVNYMMVAQKAV, encoded by the coding sequence ATGACCATCGATACAGACGCATCGGGAGCAGCGCCGGGTGCCGCCGCCCCCCACGCCCCCAGCCTCGATCCCGCCGAGGTGGAGAAATTTTCCCGCATGGCCGCCGAATGGTGGAATCCCAAGGGCAAGTTCGGCGTGCTCCACGTCTTCAATCCCGTCCGCCTTGACTACATCCGCGAACAGGTGACGGCCCGCCTTGGCCGTGACCCGCTGCAGCGCCGCCCCTTCGAGGGCCTCCGCATCCTCGACATCGGCTGCGGCGGCGGATTGCTTTGCGAGCCCATGGCCCGTCTCGGCGCCACCGTCGTGGGGGTGGATCCCTCCGAGAAGAACATCAAGACGGCCTCCGTCCACGCCCAGGAAATGGGCCTCTCCATCGACTACCGCGTGGGTCTTGCCGAGGATCTTGCCGCGGCGGACGAACGCTTCGACGTGATCCTCAACATGGAAGTGATCGAGCACGTGGCCGATCCCGCCGCCTATACCCAGGCCTGCCTCTCCATGCTGAAGCCGGGCGGTCTCATGTTCGTCGCGACCATCAACCGCACGGGCAAGTCCTTCGCGCTGGCGATCGTGGGGGCCGAATATGTATTGGGCTGGCTGCCCAAGGGCACTCACCAGTGGGAGAAGTTCATTACGCCCGCTGAACTGAAGGGCTGGCTCACCGGCAACGGCGGCGACGTGAAGGACGAGAGCGGAGTCACCTATCATCCCCTCGCAGGAGACTGGCGGCGCTCGCGCGACATGGGCGTCAACTACATGATGGTGGCGCAGAAGGCCGTCTGA
- the prfA gene encoding peptide chain release factor 1, protein MAALPPEKLDRIIERFAAVEHGLSSGATGEAFVKLSKDYAELEPAAKAAQELRDAYGEMKGLDEMIAAGGELAAMAGDERPVLAEKISALEHHMRLLLLPKDAADERNVILEVRAGTGGDEAAIFAGDLFRMYQRYAAAQNWRVEVISASDGEHGGYKEVIANIYGAGAYAKLKFESGVHRVQRVPNTETQGRIHTSAATVAVLPEAEEVDIKIEDKDLRIDVYRSSGPGGQSVNTTDSAVRVTHIPTGLAVAQQTEKSQLKNKNMAMKLLRARLYEIERERIDSERSATRKGQVGSGDRSERIRTYNFPQGRLTDHRINLTLYKLPEIMEGPALEDVISALISHHQAELLAAEDARG, encoded by the coding sequence ATGGCTGCCCTCCCTCCCGAAAAACTTGACCGCATCATTGAACGCTTCGCGGCCGTTGAACACGGCCTGTCGAGCGGAGCCACGGGCGAAGCCTTCGTCAAGCTCTCCAAGGACTATGCCGAACTGGAGCCCGCCGCCAAGGCCGCGCAGGAATTGCGCGACGCCTATGGCGAGATGAAGGGTCTCGATGAAATGATCGCCGCCGGTGGCGAACTTGCGGCCATGGCCGGCGACGAACGTCCCGTCCTGGCGGAGAAGATTTCCGCACTCGAACACCACATGCGGCTGCTGCTGTTGCCCAAGGACGCGGCCGACGAGCGCAACGTCATTCTTGAGGTGAGGGCGGGAACGGGCGGCGATGAAGCGGCGATCTTTGCCGGTGACCTGTTCCGCATGTACCAGCGCTATGCCGCCGCGCAGAACTGGCGCGTCGAAGTGATCTCCGCCAGTGATGGCGAGCACGGTGGCTACAAGGAAGTGATCGCCAACATCTATGGCGCGGGCGCCTATGCCAAGCTGAAGTTCGAATCGGGCGTGCACCGGGTGCAGCGCGTGCCGAACACCGAGACGCAGGGGCGCATCCACACCTCCGCCGCGACAGTGGCGGTGCTTCCGGAAGCGGAAGAGGTGGACATCAAGATCGAGGACAAGGATTTGCGGATCGACGTGTACCGGTCCTCAGGTCCGGGCGGACAATCCGTCAACACCACCGACAGCGCGGTGCGCGTCACCCATATCCCGACGGGCCTTGCGGTGGCCCAGCAGACCGAGAAGTCGCAGCTCAAGAACAAGAACATGGCGATGAAGCTGTTGCGGGCGCGCCTCTATGAAATCGAGCGGGAGCGCATCGATTCCGAGCGCAGCGCCACGCGCAAGGGGCAGGTGGGTTCGGGCGACCGGTCGGAGCGCATCCGCACCTATAATTTTCCGCAAGGGCGGCTGACCGATCATCGCATCAACCTCACGCTCTACAAATTGCCGGAGATCATGGAAGGGCCGGCGCTGGAGGATGTGATCTCGGCGCTCATCTCGCATCATCAGGCAGAACTGCTGGCGGCCGAGGATGCCCGGGGCTGA
- a CDS encoding D-tyrosyl-tRNA(Tyr) deacylase has product MRALVQRVSEARVTVDGRITGEIGRGFLVLVCAMQGDRADDARWLARKISACRIFRDDAGKMNLALPAVGGAVLAVSQFTLAANGCESGNRPGFSAAAPAAEGEQLYDIFCQDLAATGLAVARGVFGADMKVQLVNDGPVTIWFDTAHR; this is encoded by the coding sequence GTGCGGGCGCTGGTGCAGCGTGTCTCGGAGGCGCGCGTCACCGTTGATGGCCGGATCACGGGTGAGATCGGGCGCGGCTTTCTCGTGCTCGTGTGTGCCATGCAAGGTGATCGCGCCGATGATGCCCGGTGGCTGGCGCGGAAGATCTCGGCCTGCCGCATTTTTCGTGATGACGCCGGAAAGATGAACCTTGCGCTGCCGGCCGTCGGCGGCGCTGTGCTCGCGGTCAGCCAGTTCACCCTTGCCGCCAACGGCTGTGAAAGCGGCAACCGCCCCGGCTTTTCCGCCGCGGCTCCCGCCGCAGAGGGCGAGCAGCTCTACGATATCTTCTGCCAGGACCTCGCTGCCACGGGGCTTGCGGTGGCGCGGGGTGTCTTCGGAGCCGACATGAAGGTCCAACTGGTCAACGACGGGCCGGTGACGATCTGGTTTGATACCGCCCACAGATGA
- the prmC gene encoding peptide chain release factor N(5)-glutamine methyltransferase encodes MALARGRALLVAADSPDAALDVRLLLQAVMDLDHAGVISADRQVLTPEQARRFDQFLARRLAREPVSKILGQRDFYGRLFKVTADVLDPRADTETLIDLALELRAGPGGRVLDLGSGSGAIICTLLAEWPDVTGVAVDLSAAALAVTAENAERLGVNTRITLVQGDWFSGVAGRFDLIVSNPPYIPAGEIAALEPDVRAHDPHLALAGGPDGLSCYRAIASGAAAHLAAGGRIIVEIGAGQRADVAALFSAAGLVLTAERLDLGGHVRALQFAALS; translated from the coding sequence ATGGCGCTGGCGCGGGGCCGGGCGCTGCTCGTTGCCGCCGACAGTCCCGATGCTGCGCTCGATGTGCGGCTCCTGCTGCAGGCTGTCATGGACCTCGACCATGCGGGCGTGATCAGCGCAGACCGTCAGGTGTTGACGCCGGAGCAGGCGCGGCGATTCGATCAGTTTCTGGCGAGGCGCCTGGCCCGTGAACCCGTTTCGAAAATCCTCGGGCAGCGCGATTTCTACGGCCGCCTGTTCAAGGTGACGGCGGACGTTCTCGACCCGCGGGCCGATACGGAGACGCTGATTGATCTCGCTTTGGAGCTACGAGCCGGACCCGGTGGCCGGGTGCTTGATCTGGGCAGCGGGAGCGGCGCCATCATCTGCACGCTGCTGGCGGAATGGCCTGATGTGACCGGCGTCGCAGTTGACCTCTCTGCGGCGGCGCTGGCCGTGACTGCGGAGAATGCGGAACGCCTTGGTGTGAATACGCGGATCACCCTGGTGCAAGGCGACTGGTTTTCCGGCGTGGCGGGCCGCTTTGACCTCATCGTGTCCAATCCGCCTTACATTCCTGCGGGCGAGATCGCCGCACTGGAACCGGATGTGCGCGCGCATGACCCGCACCTCGCCCTGGCGGGCGGTCCGGATGGTTTGTCCTGCTACCGGGCGATTGCCTCCGGGGCTGCTGCGCACCTCGCTGCCGGGGGCCGGATCATCGTCGAAATCGGCGCGGGCCAACGGGCCGATGTCGCTGCCCTCTTCTCCGCGGCAGGCCTTGTCCTGACGGCGGAGCGGCTGGACCTGGGCGGGCATGTGCGGGCGCTGCAATTCGCTGCTCTCTCTTGA
- a CDS encoding aspartate kinase, whose translation MGRLVMKFGGTSVADIERIRNVARHVEREVKAGNHVAVVVSAMAGTTNQLVEWCRQAAAVHDAREYDAIVSTGEQITAGLLAIVLQDMGIPARSWSGWQIPIETDGVHGAARMTAINGAEILKRMEQGQVAVITGFQGIGPDKRVSTLGRGGSDTSAVAVAAALEAACDIYTDVDGVYTADPRIVTGAQKLNRISYEEMLEQASLGAKVLQTRSVELAMVYKVPLQVRSSFEPPDSPNQNKPDGTGPGTIVCDEDKIVEQHVVSGIAYSRDEAKVSIRRVKDQPGVSAGIFGPLAEADISVDMIVQNLSPDGAYTDITFTLARKDLRKAIEVINSMKSKVGFEDVVHSADVAKISVVGIGMRSHAGVAARMFKSLADKGINIQAITTSEIKVSVLIDEAYTELAVRALHQAYGLDKK comes from the coding sequence ATGGGCCGTTTGGTCATGAAGTTCGGCGGAACGTCGGTTGCGGATATCGAGCGCATCCGCAATGTCGCCCGCCACGTGGAACGGGAAGTCAAGGCCGGCAATCATGTCGCGGTGGTCGTCTCCGCAATGGCCGGCACGACCAACCAGCTTGTGGAGTGGTGCCGCCAGGCCGCCGCCGTCCACGATGCCCGCGAATATGATGCGATCGTCTCCACCGGTGAACAGATCACGGCGGGTCTTCTCGCCATCGTCCTGCAGGACATGGGCATCCCGGCGCGCTCGTGGTCCGGCTGGCAGATCCCGATCGAGACCGATGGTGTCCACGGCGCTGCCCGCATGACGGCCATCAACGGCGCAGAAATCCTGAAGCGCATGGAGCAGGGGCAGGTCGCGGTGATCACCGGCTTCCAGGGCATCGGCCCGGACAAGCGCGTCTCGACCCTTGGCCGCGGGGGCTCGGACACCTCTGCCGTTGCAGTGGCGGCGGCGCTGGAAGCGGCCTGTGACATCTACACCGACGTCGACGGCGTCTATACAGCCGACCCCCGCATCGTGACGGGGGCGCAGAAGCTCAACCGCATCTCCTACGAAGAAATGCTGGAGCAGGCCTCGCTCGGTGCCAAGGTCCTGCAAACGCGCTCGGTGGAGCTTGCCATGGTATACAAGGTTCCGCTGCAGGTGCGTTCGTCCTTCGAACCGCCGGACTCGCCGAACCAGAACAAGCCCGACGGCACGGGCCCCGGAACAATCGTTTGCGATGAGGACAAGATCGTGGAACAGCATGTTGTGAGCGGAATCGCCTATTCGCGCGACGAGGCCAAGGTCTCGATCCGCCGTGTCAAGGACCAGCCGGGCGTCTCGGCAGGCATCTTCGGACCGCTGGCGGAAGCCGACATCAGCGTGGACATGATCGTCCAGAACCTGTCGCCGGATGGCGCCTACACCGACATCACCTTCACGCTGGCGCGCAAGGATCTGCGCAAGGCCATCGAAGTGATCAACAGCATGAAGTCCAAGGTCGGCTTCGAGGACGTGGTGCATTCCGCCGACGTCGCCAAGATTTCGGTCGTGGGCATCGGCATGCGCAGTCATGCGGGCGTCGCAGCGCGCATGTTCAAGTCGCTGGCTGACAAGGGCATCAACATCCAGGCCATCACCACCTCGGAAATCAAGGTCTCGGTGCTGATCGACGAAGCCTACACGGAACTCGCCGTGCGGGCCTTGCATCAGGCCTATGGATTGGACAAGAAGTAA
- a CDS encoding helix-turn-helix domain-containing protein: MDHTSSDTHHTHASGEAAEAHMALRDKPDGLMDPAGEAGWYLERERMARGLSLDDVAACTGIHPYHVEAIEYGDMTHMPPRLEALEMIAAYADFLGFDPDPLLHHYASFLPMPEVAPRRHPANPGPMMSAKILPFGKFPKIPSLDFKSIKLPPMPKVPGGRNGLIASAVLAVLLVSGSAYMFTGSSDAPALQEMASASDPMPTATTGPDAADVKVSETAIPTDATADAAPAVDTPMPGQGETEADQAALPDGEGTGDLGAFIAEQVGDADPATVATTSKPADIAPVTTGQGKVFGSQDADVHVVLTATKAIWLLIEDGQGNRVATQMLNPGDTYRVPNRDGLVAIAQDGGALVFAIDGVEKGVLGQPGSLLAAEPLDPKALAAKG, encoded by the coding sequence ATGGACCATACTTCTTCCGACACGCATCACACACACGCATCTGGCGAAGCTGCCGAGGCCCACATGGCATTGCGCGACAAGCCCGATGGCCTGATGGACCCTGCGGGCGAGGCCGGTTGGTATCTGGAACGCGAACGCATGGCGCGCGGCCTGTCGCTCGATGATGTCGCCGCCTGCACGGGCATTCACCCCTATCACGTGGAAGCAATCGAATACGGCGACATGACCCACATGCCGCCCCGACTTGAGGCGCTGGAAATGATCGCGGCCTATGCGGATTTCCTCGGCTTTGATCCTGATCCCCTGCTGCACCACTACGCCTCGTTCCTGCCCATGCCGGAAGTGGCGCCACGCCGGCACCCGGCCAATCCCGGGCCGATGATGAGTGCCAAGATCCTGCCCTTCGGCAAGTTCCCGAAAATCCCTTCGCTCGATTTCAAGTCGATCAAGCTGCCGCCGATGCCCAAGGTGCCGGGCGGGCGGAACGGCCTCATCGCCTCGGCGGTGCTGGCGGTGTTGCTGGTTTCGGGCAGCGCCTACATGTTCACCGGTTCTTCCGATGCCCCTGCCCTGCAGGAGATGGCATCGGCGAGCGACCCCATGCCTACCGCCACGACCGGTCCCGATGCGGCCGATGTGAAGGTTTCGGAAACGGCGATCCCCACCGATGCGACAGCGGATGCGGCGCCCGCCGTTGACACCCCCATGCCGGGCCAGGGTGAAACCGAAGCCGACCAGGCTGCACTGCCCGATGGCGAAGGCACGGGCGATCTTGGTGCCTTCATTGCCGAACAGGTCGGCGATGCAGACCCGGCCACGGTCGCCACAACCAGCAAGCCCGCTGACATCGCCCCTGTGACAACGGGGCAGGGCAAGGTCTTCGGCAGCCAGGATGCAGACGTCCATGTGGTGCTGACGGCGACCAAGGCAATCTGGCTCCTCATCGAGGATGGCCAGGGCAATCGCGTCGCCACGCAGATGCTTAATCCCGGTGACACCTACCGCGTGCCCAACCGCGATGGCCTCGTTGCCATTGCACAGGACGGCGGTGCTCTCGTGTTTGCCATTGATGGCGTGGAAAAGGGCGTGCTGGGCCAGCCCGGTTCGCTGCTCGCGGCCGAACCGCTTGACCCCAAGGCACTCGCCGCCAAGGGCTGA
- a CDS encoding host attachment protein, which produces MKDETRKTWIVIADGGHARILLNKHRDEGVSELPLVNKHDPRLAHHHAELAAGVHHAVAHKPSPEKRGEDKFLSTLADTVQTGVAKKECDQVMLVAPAVAMGVLRKALSKDTHKHIIAEIIHDYTHQDNATIWKHVKDKLPL; this is translated from the coding sequence ATGAAGGACGAAACCCGCAAGACTTGGATCGTGATCGCCGACGGTGGCCATGCCCGCATCCTGCTCAACAAGCACCGGGATGAAGGCGTGAGCGAATTGCCGCTGGTGAACAAGCACGACCCCCGCCTTGCCCACCATCACGCCGAACTGGCCGCTGGCGTGCACCACGCCGTCGCCCACAAGCCATCGCCCGAGAAGCGGGGAGAGGACAAGTTCCTCTCTACCCTTGCCGACACGGTGCAGACCGGTGTGGCGAAGAAGGAATGCGACCAGGTCATGCTGGTGGCGCCCGCCGTCGCCATGGGTGTGTTGCGCAAGGCCCTGAGCAAGGACACCCACAAGCACATCATCGCCGAGATCATCCACGACTATACGCACCAGGACAACGCGACCATCTGGAAACACGTGAAAGACAAGTTGCCGCTCTGA
- the ptsP gene encoding phosphoenolpyruvate--protein phosphotransferase, which produces MVSATLGPRVLLRRLREVMAEPETAQAKLDKIVMIIAANMVAEVCSIYVMRPGNVLELYASEGLKAEAVHKSKLKTGEGLVGLIGEQAIGLNLSDAQTHPAFKYLPETGEEIYQSFLGVPVMRGGAVIGVLVVQNRTKRNYSEEEEEALQTTAMVLAEVIASGDLQEVARETAIDVAHMRSHNLRFDTLAEGIALGQVVLHEPRVEIENLIAESIPKELKRLEGAIEQLRAQVDELLDGSDAMRATDYSDVLETIRMFAHDKGWVNRLRDAVQTGLTAEAAVERVQNDNRARMMRMQDQYLRERMHDLDDLSNRLLRILTGAVATASRTDLPANAIVVARNMGPAELLDYDRGKIRGVILEEGGKTSHVAIVARALGIPGIGLAEGLIDLIDPGDDIIVDGGTGEVFVRPSQELQRAYSEKVRFYARKQAQFAALRDLPAVTKDGFEVELNINAGLIVDLPHLHDSGAVGVGLYRTELQFMMAQRFPRLSSQMRHYAQILDHAKGKPVVFRTLDIGADKTLPYLRQPREENPALGWRSIRMALDRPALLRLQLRAMLMAGVGQDLRIMFPMIADVDEFRQAKAAVDKEVAYLTGRKHALPKSIKIGVMIEIPSLIWQLDHLLPLVDFASIGSNDLVQFLFASDRGNPRLAGRYDPLSPAALSAMRMIVEKGRQHGKKVTLCGELGGRPLEAMGLVGIGMASMSMVPSGVGPVKAMIRSLDQQKLWTFMEPLLRSPLHSLRADLMEFANRNAVSI; this is translated from the coding sequence ATGGTCAGTGCCACACTCGGCCCGCGTGTCCTCCTCAGACGGCTCCGGGAAGTGATGGCGGAGCCGGAGACAGCGCAGGCCAAACTCGACAAGATCGTCATGATCATCGCCGCCAACATGGTGGCGGAGGTGTGCTCGATCTATGTGATGCGCCCCGGCAACGTGCTGGAACTCTACGCGTCTGAGGGCCTGAAGGCGGAGGCCGTCCACAAGTCGAAGCTGAAGACCGGTGAAGGCCTCGTCGGCCTCATCGGCGAACAGGCCATTGGCCTGAATCTTTCCGACGCCCAGACCCACCCGGCCTTCAAATACCTTCCCGAAACGGGCGAAGAAATCTACCAGTCCTTCCTCGGCGTGCCGGTGATGCGGGGCGGCGCCGTCATCGGCGTGCTGGTGGTGCAGAACCGCACCAAGCGCAATTATTCCGAGGAGGAAGAAGAGGCGCTGCAGACCACGGCCATGGTGCTGGCCGAGGTCATCGCATCCGGCGACCTGCAGGAAGTGGCGCGCGAGACGGCGATCGACGTCGCTCACATGCGCAGTCACAACCTGCGCTTCGACACGCTGGCTGAAGGCATTGCGCTGGGCCAGGTGGTGCTGCACGAGCCCCGCGTCGAAATCGAGAACCTGATCGCGGAAAGCATCCCCAAGGAGTTGAAGCGGCTGGAAGGCGCCATCGAGCAGTTGCGGGCACAGGTCGATGAACTTCTCGATGGTTCGGATGCCATGCGGGCCACGGATTATTCCGACGTGCTGGAGACGATCCGCATGTTCGCCCACGACAAGGGCTGGGTGAACCGTTTGCGCGATGCGGTGCAGACCGGCCTCACGGCGGAAGCAGCGGTGGAGCGGGTGCAGAACGACAACCGCGCCCGCATGATGCGCATGCAGGACCAGTATCTGCGCGAGCGCATGCACGATCTCGACGACCTGTCGAACCGTCTCTTGCGCATTCTCACGGGAGCGGTCGCCACGGCCTCGCGCACCGACCTGCCGGCCAACGCCATCGTGGTGGCGCGCAACATGGGTCCGGCGGAATTGCTCGACTATGACCGGGGCAAGATCCGCGGCGTCATCCTGGAGGAAGGCGGCAAGACCAGCCACGTCGCCATCGTGGCGCGGGCACTCGGCATCCCCGGCATCGGGCTGGCGGAAGGGCTGATCGACCTCATTGATCCCGGCGACGACATCATCGTCGATGGCGGCACGGGTGAAGTCTTCGTGCGACCGAGCCAGGAGCTGCAACGGGCCTACAGCGAGAAGGTGCGCTTCTATGCGCGCAAGCAGGCGCAGTTCGCGGCGCTGCGTGATCTTCCCGCCGTGACCAAGGACGGTTTCGAGGTTGAACTGAACATCAATGCCGGGCTCATCGTGGACCTGCCGCACCTGCACGATTCGGGTGCGGTGGGCGTTGGCCTCTACCGGACCGAATTGCAGTTCATGATGGCGCAGCGCTTCCCGCGCCTGTCGTCACAGATGCGCCACTACGCGCAGATCCTCGATCACGCCAAGGGCAAGCCGGTGGTCTTCCGCACGCTCGACATCGGTGCCGACAAGACGCTGCCGTATCTGCGCCAGCCGCGCGAGGAAAACCCGGCGCTGGGATGGCGCTCGATCCGCATGGCGCTCGACCGTCCGGCGCTGTTGCGGCTGCAACTCCGCGCCATGCTGATGGCAGGCGTCGGCCAGGATCTGCGCATCATGTTCCCGATGATCGCCGACGTGGATGAATTCCGCCAGGCAAAGGCGGCAGTGGACAAGGAAGTGGCTTACCTCACGGGGCGCAAGCATGCGCTGCCCAAAAGCATCAAGATCGGCGTGATGATCGAAATTCCGTCGCTCATCTGGCAGCTCGATCATCTCCTGCCGCTGGTGGACTTCGCCTCCATCGGCTCCAATGACCTGGTGCAGTTCCTCTTTGCCTCGGACCGCGGCAACCCGCGTCTGGCAGGCCGCTATGATCCGCTCTCGCCCGCAGCACTTTCAGCCATGCGCATGATCGTGGAGAAGGGGCGCCAGCACGGCAAGAAGGTGACGCTGTGCGGTGAACTGGGCGGGCGTCCGCTCGAGGCCATGGGCCTTGTCGGCATCGGCATGGCGTCCATGAGCATGGTGCCGTCTGGCGTCGGCCCGGTGAAGGCCATGATCCGCTCGCTGGATCAGCAGAAATTGTGGACGTTCATGGAGCCGCTGCTGCGCTCGCCGCTTCATTCGCTACGCGCCGACCTGATGGAATTCGCCAACCGCAACGCGGTGAGCATCTAA
- a CDS encoding DUF4167 domain-containing protein has product MRPGQNNFKNRNRNRNRNRHSGGGGGSGGGNPGNRVLDSNGPDVKLRGTPQTIAEKYMQLARDAASSGDRVMAESYYQHADHYYRLWLAAQPAGQPIQFPRRLDEDVEDLEPAEADDDAAETVAEGAEGGETAPAEGAAAEGEAAPGEDSGQGQARPFRSRDNREGGRDQGNRDQQGGRFRNRWPRRGDRNAEPREGAAPAEAVGDEGDRAERPERPERPERNERPERAERAPRRDRNADAAPAAESGGDWEAPSFLKRPVPAVSSGSDAETPEASPPERRPRARRPRYGEEGVTPNEPVTGDE; this is encoded by the coding sequence ATGAGACCCGGACAGAACAATTTCAAGAATCGTAACCGCAACCGCAATCGCAACCGTCACAGTGGCGGTGGTGGCGGCAGCGGTGGTGGCAATCCGGGCAACAGGGTGCTCGATTCCAACGGACCCGACGTGAAGCTGCGGGGCACTCCCCAGACAATTGCGGAAAAGTACATGCAGTTGGCACGTGATGCGGCGTCATCTGGCGACCGCGTGATGGCCGAGAGCTATTACCAGCACGCCGACCACTATTATCGCCTCTGGCTTGCCGCACAGCCTGCGGGCCAGCCCATCCAGTTTCCGCGCCGCCTCGACGAGGACGTGGAAGACCTGGAACCGGCGGAGGCCGACGACGATGCGGCCGAGACCGTGGCTGAAGGCGCAGAAGGCGGCGAGACTGCCCCTGCCGAAGGTGCCGCCGCCGAAGGCGAAGCTGCACCGGGCGAAGACTCCGGCCAAGGCCAGGCCCGTCCCTTCCGCAGCCGCGACAACCGCGAAGGCGGACGCGACCAGGGGAACCGTGACCAGCAGGGCGGGCGCTTCCGCAATCGCTGGCCGCGCCGTGGCGACCGTAATGCCGAACCGCGTGAAGGCGCCGCTCCGGCGGAAGCCGTTGGCGATGAGGGTGACCGCGCCGAGCGTCCGGAACGTCCTGAACGCCCCGAGCGGAATGAACGGCCCGAACGCGCCGAGCGCGCGCCGCGCCGTGACCGCAATGCCGATGCCGCTCCCGCAGCCGAGAGCGGCGGTGACTGGGAGGCTCCGTCCTTCCTCAAGCGGCCCGTGCCGGCGGTCAGCAGTGGCAGCGATGCCGAAACCCCTGAAGCCAGCCCGCCCGAGCGCCGCCCGCGGGCGCGCCGTCCCCGCTACGGGGAAGAGGGCGTGACACCCAACGAGCCCGTGACCGGCGACGAGTGA